CACCAGGCGGTTGCGGCGCGCCAGGCGCTGATAGATGGCCTCGCGCTGGGCGGCATCGGCCTGCAGGTTCATCACCGTCATGGCCATCAGCTATGGGCGAAGATGTCGATCTCGCCCCAGCCCAGCAGATCGAGTTCGCAGCGCGTCTTGAGAAAGTCAAAGCACTGCCGGGCGAGCTCGGTGCGGCCTTCGCGCGCCAGCATGCGATCGAGATGGCGCTTGAGATCGTGCAGGTAGAGCACGTCGGAAGCGGCATATTCGAGCTGGGCGTCGCTGAGCTTGTCGGCGCCCCAGTCCGAGCTCTGCTGCTGCTTGGACAAGTCGACGCCGAGCAGTTCGCGGGTGATGTCTTTCAGGCCGTGGCGATCGGTATAGGTGCGGACCAGCTTGCTGGCGATCTTGGTGCAGTAGATCGGGCCGGTGACGACGTCGAAGCGGTTCTTGAGCGCCGCCACGTCGAAGCGGGCATAGTGGAAGATCTTGGTGACGGCGGGATCGGCCAGCAGCTTGACCAGATTGGGGGCCTGGCTGACATCCTTGGGGAGC
This sequence is a window from Devosia beringensis. Protein-coding genes within it:
- a CDS encoding ribonuclease D; translation: MAIRLHRGDLPNLSNYDGREVAIDTETMGLHPHRDRLCVIQLSPGDGSADIVQLPKDVSQAPNLVKLLADPAVTKIFHYARFDVAALKNRFDVVTGPIYCTKIASKLVRTYTDRHGLKDITRELLGVDLSKQQQSSDWGADKLSDAQLEYAASDVLYLHDLKRHLDRMLAREGRTELARQCFDFLKTRCELDLLGWGEIDIFAHS